Proteins encoded together in one Astatotilapia calliptera chromosome 7, fAstCal1.2, whole genome shotgun sequence window:
- the LOC113026943 gene encoding guanine nucleotide-binding protein G(i) subunit alpha-1 isoform X1, with protein MGCTLSTDDKAAQERSKMIDRNLRDDGEKAAREVKLLLLGAGESGKSTIVKQMKIIHEAGYSEEECKQYKAVVYSNTIQSIIAIIRAMGRLKIDFADQARADDARQLFVLAGSAEEGFMTSELAGVIQRLWKDGGVQACFSRSREYQLNDSAAYYLNDLDRISNSAYVPTQQDVLRTRVKTTGIVETHFTFKDLHFKMFDVGGQRSERKKWIHCFEGVTAIIFCVALSDYDLVLAEDEEMNRMHESMKLFDSICNNKWFTETSIILFLNKKDLFEEKIKKSPLTICFPEYAGANTYEEAAAYVQCQFEDLNKRKDTKEIYTHFTCATDTKNVQFVFDAVTDVIIKNNLKDCGLF; from the exons ATGGGGTGTACGCTGAGCACGGACGACAAGGCGGCGCAGGAGCGGAGCAAGATGATCGACAGGAATCTGCGAGACGACGGCGAAAAGGCTGCCCGGGAGGTCAAGCTGCTCCTGCTTG GTGCTGGGGAGTCTGGGAAGAGTACCATTGTTAAACAGATGAA gATCATCCACGAAGCAGGCTACTCAGAGGAGGAGTGTAAGCAGTACAAGGCTGTGGTCTACAGCAACACCATCCAGTCCATTATTGCCATCATCAGAGCCATGGGACGCCTCAAGATTGACTTTGCTGATCAAGCCAGAGCA GATGACGCGCGGCAGCTGTTCGTCCTGGCGGGCTCAGCAGAAGAGGGCTTCATGACCAGTGAACTGGCTGGGGTCATCCAGCGGCTGTGGAAAGATGGAGGAGTTCAAGCCTGCTTCAGCCGCTCCCGAGAGTACCAGCTCAACGACTCTGCAGCATA TTACCTAAATGACCTGGACAGGATATCCAACAGTGCTTACGTTCCAACCCAGCAGGATGTGCTGAGGACCAGAGTCAAAACTACCGGTATTGTGGAAACACACTTCACTTTCAAGGATTTGCACTTCAA AATGTTTGATGTTGGTGGACAGAGATCAGAGAGGAAGAAGTGGATTCATTGTTTTGAGGGCGTCACTGCCATCATCTTCTGCGTGGCTTTGAGTGACTACGACTTAGTGCTGGCTGAGGACGAGGAAATG AATCGAATGCACGAGAGCATGAAGCTGTTTGACTCCATCTGCAACAACAAGTGGTTTACAGAGACCTccatcatcctcttcctcaACAAAAAGGACTTGTTTGAGGAGAAGATCAAAAAGAGCCCCCTTACAATCTGCTTCCCTGAGTACGCAG GCGCCAACACCTACGAGGAGGCCGCAGCATACGTCCAgtgccagtttgaggacctaaACAAGAGAAAGGACACCAAGGAGATCTACACCCATTTCACCTGCGCCACCGACACCAAGAACGTGCAGTTTGTGTTCGATGCCGTCACTGACGTTATCATCAAGAACAACCTGAAGGACTGTGGTCTTTTCTAA
- the LOC113026943 gene encoding guanine nucleotide-binding protein G(i) subunit alpha-1 isoform X2 — protein sequence MKIIHEAGYSEEECKQYKAVVYSNTIQSIIAIIRAMGRLKIDFADQARADDARQLFVLAGSAEEGFMTSELAGVIQRLWKDGGVQACFSRSREYQLNDSAAYYLNDLDRISNSAYVPTQQDVLRTRVKTTGIVETHFTFKDLHFKMFDVGGQRSERKKWIHCFEGVTAIIFCVALSDYDLVLAEDEEMNRMHESMKLFDSICNNKWFTETSIILFLNKKDLFEEKIKKSPLTICFPEYAGANTYEEAAAYVQCQFEDLNKRKDTKEIYTHFTCATDTKNVQFVFDAVTDVIIKNNLKDCGLF from the exons ATGAA gATCATCCACGAAGCAGGCTACTCAGAGGAGGAGTGTAAGCAGTACAAGGCTGTGGTCTACAGCAACACCATCCAGTCCATTATTGCCATCATCAGAGCCATGGGACGCCTCAAGATTGACTTTGCTGATCAAGCCAGAGCA GATGACGCGCGGCAGCTGTTCGTCCTGGCGGGCTCAGCAGAAGAGGGCTTCATGACCAGTGAACTGGCTGGGGTCATCCAGCGGCTGTGGAAAGATGGAGGAGTTCAAGCCTGCTTCAGCCGCTCCCGAGAGTACCAGCTCAACGACTCTGCAGCATA TTACCTAAATGACCTGGACAGGATATCCAACAGTGCTTACGTTCCAACCCAGCAGGATGTGCTGAGGACCAGAGTCAAAACTACCGGTATTGTGGAAACACACTTCACTTTCAAGGATTTGCACTTCAA AATGTTTGATGTTGGTGGACAGAGATCAGAGAGGAAGAAGTGGATTCATTGTTTTGAGGGCGTCACTGCCATCATCTTCTGCGTGGCTTTGAGTGACTACGACTTAGTGCTGGCTGAGGACGAGGAAATG AATCGAATGCACGAGAGCATGAAGCTGTTTGACTCCATCTGCAACAACAAGTGGTTTACAGAGACCTccatcatcctcttcctcaACAAAAAGGACTTGTTTGAGGAGAAGATCAAAAAGAGCCCCCTTACAATCTGCTTCCCTGAGTACGCAG GCGCCAACACCTACGAGGAGGCCGCAGCATACGTCCAgtgccagtttgaggacctaaACAAGAGAAAGGACACCAAGGAGATCTACACCCATTTCACCTGCGCCACCGACACCAAGAACGTGCAGTTTGTGTTCGATGCCGTCACTGACGTTATCATCAAGAACAACCTGAAGGACTGTGGTCTTTTCTAA